From a single Micromonospora pallida genomic region:
- a CDS encoding RHS repeat-associated core domain-containing protein — protein sequence MRQKWRPELRRPSAVVAAAASAIVALSLLQVPAAPAAAAYSEPPLPKLGALVRGSAAPVKPRTVDPAWAAASAAPAAPVWPAAGTVDIPVAGPSAKKPTPIARAAGLAVAARVAGERAGASAALGRLRVRTYDRAVSSRAGITGPTLRLQQTDTAADGPVEVSLGYQEFAGSYGGDWASRLRAVALPECALTTPELPHCRRRTPLPSVNDSEKKTVTARIDATTDGTLLALEAGDASAQGDYAATKLSPSASWNVALNSGGMSWNYPVRVPPTPGQLGPQLNLNYSSQSVDGQTSATNNQGSWIGEGFSYEPGYIQRRYKPCTDDGHDTVGDQCWAHYNATMVLGGQSGDLIKIDVDNWKLADDSGAKIQRLAGANNGDDDGEYWKVTTTDGTEYFFGLNRLPGWTGATGQEETSSAWTVPIYGDDAGEPCNDTSGFASSYCDQAWRWNLDYVKDTKGNVISYYYGTETNYYARGAKTDVNGDNYHRAGWLKRIDYGQRESQVYSTPAPARVRFTVAERCLPASGIDCDEADLNQSTAASWPDVPFDRICAPSTHCKIEQSAPTFFTRKRLTGITTEIRSGTSWSPVDSWELTHEFKNNGDASRTLWLSKITQTGHRGGATLTLPSVELVGIQMPNRIDAPDDMISELNRYRLKTIYTDTGAQIDVTYGPAECTAGSRPKPGESTKRCYPVIWRPVDDDKTITDWFHKYVVEEIITTDRTGGGADMVTRYEYDGDAGWRKNKPDGITKNSDLTWGDWRGYEKVIVRTGDGQSMPTRVDNIFLRGMHGDPLPDGGTRNVTVTDSVGTTYTDLDEWSAHPLETLTYDGSTVVSKSISKPWLHHTHTQTESWGTRHASLVRTESIRSFTALKPDAAGTPRWRENRTVTTHDTSWGRATQVEDLGDVSRSSDDTCTRTWYADNPDKHLYTYVKRTEKLSVNCGVANPDRSKQVLTDTRTYYDQQGYGVAPTAGVVSRGEELAAHDGTTPTYSPVGEMTVDAYGRTLTEKDAAGNTASTAYVETNGLTTQMAVTNPLKHATTTTVEPSLGLPTTIVDPNGKRIDLSYDSLGRLVEVWLANRSRSLGQTPSIKYTYLVRTDKALVIKTEKLKNDGTYRAVYDILDSLTRPRQSQQEGPDGGWLISDLFYSGTGQVAKKNEPYHALGTPGDQPIVDPEGSTNGQTSYLYDGAGRTTAEIFSVAGDERWRTTTSYEGDRTHVDPPDGATPTTTVTDARGNTVEIHHYKGDSPSGPADVIRYTHTPGGELESMTDAANNVWRYSYNQLGQKVKDEDPDRGITEYAYDTLGRLEYVTDSRGEKLKYVYDALGRKTQTWRVPATGNVKLAEWSYDGLAKGQLHWAARYVSGQAYGVTYSNLDSFYRPGKTSYTIPSGAGTELAKTYDFTQVYNLDDTVQSTGLPAAANLPAEAVVTTYDALLRPTGLANGTSSYVTGTSYSRTGELMRLELSVGNGKKAVHNWTYERGTGRLLTSRLDRPHASTVDSDALYNYDEAGNILSISDTPAGGNRDIQCFTYDHLRRLTEAWSTDNTNTDSCAGGPATTGVGGPAPYHHSWEIDEVGNRKTETIHGVNGASDTTRSYKYPASGSARPHTLSSVEETDANGTRTYRYGYDQAGNTKCRPSAGAVNDCETGAGSQSLTWDAEGKLTTVTVDGKSTSFIYDADGNRLVRKEPDATTVYLPGMELRLDLANRSVTGTRFYSFAGRTVAVRGPGGVSFPASDQHGTAHSSVDAGTGAITWRRTTPYGGPRGAQPATWPDQRGFVGGTIDPTTGLTQLGARSYDQAIGRFISVDALIDPADAQQWNGYAYANNSPVTSSDPSGLIELEYSEGDNGAAGAGGSGSSGSSGNSNPYSSDEEERASTGDPERARELRKKRFKQIKEGRFDFSHLFDKVDIDIKCKGPLSRLACNFAEEVAEDKILDELIRRTLDRIDESRSLNGKEFGFSNDEFAIAFELAWGKDGNEGGKHVESRGDGRRGAGLDDMPVVGASDNKGFDAYVDGVRSEFKTVRTNTKSAVHNAMRNAKKQHAGDVYIRVEGVDAASVNGGLKEHNKRPGTVLKNISVFGTDSNGDRWRADLQPIPNDIDCAGIDWVSC from the coding sequence ATGCGGCAAAAATGGCGTCCTGAGCTGCGCCGGCCCAGCGCGGTCGTGGCGGCGGCCGCGTCGGCGATCGTTGCCCTGAGCCTGTTGCAGGTGCCCGCAGCGCCCGCTGCGGCGGCGTACTCCGAGCCACCCCTGCCGAAGCTCGGCGCGCTGGTGCGGGGCAGTGCAGCCCCAGTCAAGCCGCGCACCGTCGACCCCGCCTGGGCGGCCGCCTCCGCTGCTCCAGCGGCACCCGTCTGGCCCGCCGCCGGAACCGTCGACATTCCCGTGGCGGGTCCCTCCGCCAAGAAGCCCACCCCCATCGCGAGGGCTGCCGGCCTCGCCGTGGCGGCCCGCGTGGCGGGCGAACGCGCGGGCGCGTCAGCCGCACTGGGGCGGCTGCGAGTGCGTACCTACGATCGGGCGGTTTCCAGCCGCGCCGGGATCACCGGTCCCACCCTGCGGTTGCAGCAAACCGACACCGCAGCCGACGGGCCGGTCGAGGTGAGCCTCGGGTACCAGGAGTTCGCCGGCAGCTACGGCGGTGACTGGGCCAGTCGACTCCGTGCGGTCGCCTTGCCCGAGTGCGCCCTCACTACGCCGGAGTTGCCCCACTGCCGGCGCCGCACGCCATTGCCGTCAGTTAACGACAGCGAGAAGAAAACTGTCACCGCCCGGATCGACGCCACGACCGACGGGACGCTGCTGGCGTTGGAGGCCGGCGATGCATCCGCCCAGGGCGACTACGCCGCGACCAAGCTCTCGCCCTCGGCGTCCTGGAACGTCGCGCTGAACTCGGGTGGCATGTCGTGGAACTACCCCGTCCGGGTGCCACCGACTCCGGGCCAGCTTGGCCCCCAGCTCAACCTGAACTACTCGTCCCAGTCCGTCGACGGGCAGACGAGCGCCACCAACAACCAGGGGTCGTGGATCGGCGAGGGGTTCAGCTACGAACCGGGCTACATCCAGCGGCGCTACAAGCCCTGCACGGACGACGGGCACGACACCGTCGGCGACCAGTGCTGGGCCCACTACAACGCCACGATGGTCCTCGGCGGGCAGTCCGGCGACCTCATCAAGATCGACGTCGACAACTGGAAGCTCGCTGATGACAGCGGGGCCAAGATCCAGCGTCTGGCCGGAGCGAACAACGGTGACGACGACGGCGAGTACTGGAAGGTTACGACGACCGACGGTACGGAGTACTTCTTCGGGCTGAACCGGCTGCCCGGCTGGACGGGCGCGACCGGACAGGAAGAGACAAGTTCGGCCTGGACCGTCCCGATCTACGGGGACGACGCGGGCGAGCCCTGCAACGACACCAGCGGCTTTGCCAGCTCCTACTGCGACCAGGCATGGCGGTGGAACCTTGACTATGTCAAGGACACCAAGGGCAATGTGATCTCGTACTACTACGGCACCGAGACCAACTACTACGCCCGTGGGGCCAAGACCGACGTCAACGGCGACAACTACCACCGGGCCGGGTGGCTGAAGCGCATCGACTACGGTCAGCGGGAGAGCCAGGTCTACAGCACACCCGCGCCGGCGCGGGTCCGCTTCACCGTGGCCGAGCGCTGTCTCCCGGCCAGCGGCATAGACTGCGACGAGGCAGATCTCAACCAGAGCACGGCGGCGTCCTGGCCGGACGTTCCCTTCGACCGGATCTGCGCGCCGAGTACCCACTGCAAGATTGAGCAATCGGCACCCACCTTCTTCACGCGGAAGCGGCTCACCGGCATCACCACGGAAATCCGATCCGGTACGTCCTGGAGCCCGGTCGACTCCTGGGAACTCACCCACGAGTTCAAGAACAACGGCGATGCTTCCCGTACCCTTTGGCTGAGCAAGATCACCCAAACGGGCCACCGGGGCGGCGCCACGCTCACCCTGCCGTCGGTCGAGCTGGTCGGCATCCAGATGCCCAACCGCATCGACGCCCCCGACGACATGATTTCCGAACTCAACCGCTACCGGCTCAAAACGATCTACACCGACACCGGGGCGCAGATCGACGTCACCTACGGCCCAGCGGAATGTACCGCGGGAAGCCGGCCCAAGCCGGGGGAGTCGACGAAGCGGTGCTACCCGGTGATCTGGCGCCCGGTGGACGACGACAAGACCATCACGGACTGGTTCCACAAGTACGTCGTCGAGGAAATCATCACCACCGACCGGACCGGCGGCGGCGCTGACATGGTGACCAGGTACGAGTACGACGGAGACGCCGGCTGGCGGAAGAACAAGCCGGACGGCATCACCAAGAACTCCGACCTGACCTGGGGGGACTGGCGAGGGTACGAAAAGGTCATCGTGCGGACCGGCGACGGCCAGAGCATGCCGACCCGGGTTGACAACATCTTCCTGCGGGGCATGCACGGCGATCCTCTGCCGGATGGCGGTACCCGCAACGTGACCGTCACCGACTCCGTAGGCACCACCTACACCGATCTGGACGAGTGGTCGGCGCACCCACTGGAGACGCTGACGTACGACGGGTCGACGGTGGTCAGTAAGTCGATCAGCAAGCCCTGGTTGCACCATACCCACACGCAGACCGAGTCCTGGGGCACGCGCCACGCATCCCTTGTCCGCACCGAGAGCATCCGGAGCTTCACGGCCCTCAAGCCGGACGCGGCGGGCACCCCCCGGTGGCGCGAGAACAGGACGGTCACCACGCACGACACCTCGTGGGGTCGGGCCACCCAGGTCGAGGACCTCGGCGACGTGTCGCGAAGCAGCGACGACACGTGCACCCGCACCTGGTACGCCGACAATCCCGACAAGCACCTGTACACCTATGTCAAGCGCACCGAGAAGCTCTCGGTGAACTGCGGCGTGGCCAACCCCGACCGGTCCAAGCAGGTCCTTACCGACACCCGCACCTACTACGACCAGCAGGGCTACGGAGTGGCCCCGACGGCGGGTGTGGTGAGCAGGGGTGAGGAGCTGGCCGCCCACGACGGCACCACTCCCACCTACTCACCCGTGGGTGAGATGACGGTCGATGCCTACGGGCGGACGCTGACCGAGAAGGATGCCGCGGGAAACACCGCGAGCACCGCATACGTCGAGACCAATGGGTTGACCACCCAGATGGCGGTGACCAATCCGCTCAAGCACGCGACCACCACCACCGTCGAACCGAGCCTGGGGCTGCCGACCACCATCGTCGACCCGAACGGTAAGCGGATTGATCTTTCGTACGACTCCCTCGGCCGCCTGGTCGAGGTCTGGCTCGCCAACCGGTCGAGGAGCCTGGGACAGACGCCGAGCATCAAGTACACCTACCTGGTTCGTACGGACAAGGCCCTGGTCATCAAGACCGAGAAACTCAAGAACGACGGCACCTACCGCGCCGTCTACGACATCCTCGACAGCCTGACGCGCCCCCGGCAGAGCCAGCAGGAAGGGCCTGACGGGGGTTGGCTGATCAGCGACCTGTTCTACTCCGGTACCGGGCAGGTGGCCAAGAAGAACGAGCCATACCATGCCCTCGGCACCCCCGGCGACCAGCCCATCGTCGATCCTGAGGGATCGACGAACGGGCAGACGTCCTACCTCTACGACGGTGCCGGCCGCACGACGGCGGAGATCTTCTCCGTCGCCGGCGACGAACGCTGGCGGACTACCACCAGCTACGAGGGCGACCGGACTCATGTCGATCCTCCAGACGGCGCCACGCCTACCACTACCGTCACCGACGCCCGCGGTAACACCGTCGAGATCCACCATTACAAGGGGGACAGCCCTTCCGGCCCGGCGGACGTCATCCGCTACACCCACACCCCGGGGGGCGAGCTGGAGTCGATGACGGACGCCGCGAACAACGTCTGGCGGTACAGCTACAACCAGCTCGGGCAAAAGGTCAAGGACGAAGACCCTGACCGAGGAATCACCGAGTACGCGTACGACACACTGGGCCGGCTCGAGTACGTCACCGACAGCCGCGGCGAAAAGCTCAAGTACGTCTACGACGCGTTGGGTCGGAAGACGCAGACCTGGCGGGTGCCCGCGACGGGCAATGTGAAACTCGCCGAATGGTCCTACGACGGTCTCGCCAAGGGGCAGCTGCACTGGGCCGCCCGCTACGTCAGCGGACAGGCCTACGGCGTCACGTACTCGAACCTGGACTCGTTCTACCGGCCCGGAAAGACCAGCTACACCATCCCGTCCGGGGCGGGCACCGAACTCGCCAAGACGTACGACTTCACCCAGGTGTACAACCTCGACGACACCGTGCAGAGCACGGGCCTACCGGCTGCCGCGAATCTCCCGGCTGAGGCAGTCGTCACGACCTACGACGCGCTGCTTCGTCCCACCGGACTGGCGAATGGCACGAGCAGCTACGTCACCGGTACGAGCTACAGCCGGACCGGCGAGCTGATGAGGTTGGAACTCTCCGTCGGCAACGGCAAGAAGGCGGTCCACAACTGGACCTATGAGCGGGGCACCGGCCGCCTGCTCACCTCCCGCCTCGACCGGCCGCACGCCTCGACCGTCGACAGCGACGCCCTGTACAACTACGACGAGGCCGGCAACATCCTTTCCATCAGCGACACCCCGGCCGGGGGGAATCGCGACATCCAGTGCTTCACCTACGACCACCTGCGGCGGCTCACCGAGGCGTGGTCGACGGACAACACCAACACCGACTCCTGCGCGGGTGGCCCCGCCACCACCGGTGTCGGCGGGCCTGCGCCCTACCACCACTCCTGGGAGATCGACGAGGTCGGTAACCGGAAGACCGAGACGATCCACGGGGTAAACGGTGCCAGCGACACCACCCGTAGCTACAAATATCCGGCCTCCGGGTCAGCCAGGCCGCACACGCTGAGCTCCGTCGAGGAGACGGATGCCAACGGGACCAGGACCTACCGGTACGGATATGACCAGGCAGGAAACACGAAGTGCCGCCCGAGTGCAGGTGCCGTCAACGACTGCGAGACCGGCGCCGGCAGCCAGTCGCTCACGTGGGATGCCGAGGGCAAGTTGACCACGGTCACGGTCGACGGCAAGTCCACCAGTTTCATCTACGACGCCGACGGGAACCGGTTGGTCCGCAAGGAGCCGGACGCCACCACCGTCTACCTCCCCGGGATGGAACTCCGGCTCGACCTCGCCAACCGCTCGGTCACCGGCACCCGGTTCTACAGCTTCGCCGGTCGGACGGTGGCCGTCCGGGGCCCCGGCGGGGTCAGCTTCCCAGCCAGTGACCAGCACGGTACGGCGCACAGCAGCGTCGACGCCGGCACAGGAGCTATCACCTGGCGGCGGACCACTCCCTACGGTGGACCGCGCGGCGCGCAGCCCGCCACCTGGCCGGACCAACGTGGCTTCGTGGGTGGAACCATCGATCCGACAACGGGTCTGACCCAGTTGGGAGCCAGGTCCTACGATCAGGCCATCGGGCGGTTCATCTCGGTCGACGCGCTCATCGACCCCGCTGACGCACAGCAGTGGAACGGCTACGCTTACGCCAACAACAGTCCGGTCACCTCGAGTGACCCGAGCGGGCTGATCGAACTCGAGTACAGCGAAGGCGACAACGGTGCGGCCGGGGCCGGCGGCAGTGGTAGCAGTGGTAGCAGTGGTAACAGCAACCCATACTCGTCCGATGAGGAGGAGCGGGCGTCGACCGGTGACCCCGAGCGCGCCAGGGAACTCCGGAAGAAGCGCTTCAAGCAGATCAAGGAAGGGCGTTTCGATTTCAGCCACCTCTTCGACAAGGTGGACATCGACATCAAATGCAAGGGCCCCTTATCGAGACTCGCGTGCAACTTCGCCGAGGAGGTGGCCGAGGACAAGATCCTCGACGAACTCATCCGGCGCACGCTGGACCGGATCGACGAGTCGCGGAGCCTGAACGGCAAGGAATTCGGCTTCAGTAACGACGAATTCGCCATCGCCTTCGAGTTGGCCTGGGGTAAGGACGGGAACGAGGGCGGCAAGCACGTCGAGTCCCGTGGCGACGGGCGTCGGGGGGCGGGGCTCGACGACATGCCGGTCGTGGGCGCCAGCGACAACAAGGGCTTCGACGCCTACGTCGACGGCGTTCGCTCGGAATTCAAGACGGTCCGCACGAACACGAAGAGTGCCGTGCACAACGCTATGCGCAACGCAAAAAAGCAACACGCCGGCGACGTGTACATTCGGGTGGAGGGAGTCGATGCCGCTTCGGTGAACGGGGGACTGAAAGAACACAATAAACGACCTGGTACGGTGTTGAAGAACATTTCGGTTTTCGGCACCGACTCGAACGGGGATCGCTGGCGGGCGGACCTACAGCCCATCCCGAACGACATTGATTGCGCCGGAATCGACTGGGTTAGCTGCTGA
- a CDS encoding LamG domain-containing protein: MKSQKCTGEDQTVEGHTPRRGWLRRVGMMASLAGLFVAYATTATPEAPLKAPSATLPAVSKGTTRQTEGEAMAAAKATGQRVEVGAMRSEAKETYANPDGTFTQVTHQQPVRVVQQGKWVPVDPTLVSRSDGTVGPRAAAIGLSFSGGGAGPFATIERAGRRMSLTWPESLPAPRLGGDSATYTDVLPGVDLVVRASVTGFSQLLVVKDRQAAKNPQLRDLTFGFETRNLTLLDGGEGRLKAVDPATGGTVFEAPTPVMWDSGTPSGTARTLAGTDPGRGAHESARRAEIGLRLSDDKLQLTPDAAMLDHSATNYPVYIDPFVNGTSNTGWAMIDSGYPTEEYWKFDDKTDERIGLCPEDCGRNSQVKRLLYALPTPYQDDRISIISAQFKVTMVHTYDGSARNVSLYRMGAGISSSTNWSNQPAWTRKLDTIAPTGTKSSCTSTNQNVEFDAKAGVVDAAVNNWSTTTFGIRADSESSIYYVKRFCNNATLSVTYNRAPNKPPVSALSMNPGGACVSGASRPYVSSLPVLYATLTDPDTGDAEPLQAKFRVTWTENGTLQTKTWTSGQKNSGSIFSYNTGDATTGVPLLPQNVVTSWDVQASDGTSWGPWSSDGAFKCEFILDKERPAGPDVDSPEYLPLDATEFTPKCPEDDPNWYDGVGHYGTFTFDSAAPDVNKYEFGFDTTPSAANTLTPATDGGPVSVTWLPEAEGSHTIQVRAVDRAGKTSDTTSCTFQVAAGVPPVGEWGLADEPGSTAAADARGVNNAQGSGVAFGQPGPGGPADRSAQFDGVGSYLATTTTGVVDTSKGFGISVWAKLGDNSRDGVLVSQDGSGEPGFVLGFDAATGKWVFEVPAMDVNSLGGWRAVGPTAQVGEWVHLVAVYDDVKKQLALHANAATQPATAARRSVWKARGPVQLGRRLAKSGHTGYFSGNVADVAVFNRIVTPPEIAQLAAIKPTRLAYWALDTAADTDDTPDTPEATSPDHSGDAEKELTLRGGATLFTYDPDGFPPPTETALVGAGHLVLDGVDDYADTATGASTAGNYSVTARVKLASDCNRDMAVLSQAGVHTSAYTVRCRLDGAMPRWELVLPDGDEAGSPSQTLVFDDQRLATVEQGGADGQHLALTYNGFLNEVRLYVDGQLAVSAKAPHHATWPAGGGLQIGRSRHDDAWGDHFAGVVDEVRVYDGVLDEVTVRALANPTEQPDV, translated from the coding sequence ATGAAATCGCAGAAATGCACGGGGGAGGACCAGACGGTGGAAGGCCATACACCTAGGCGGGGCTGGCTGCGGCGGGTCGGAATGATGGCATCGCTGGCCGGGCTGTTCGTCGCGTACGCGACGACAGCCACACCGGAGGCACCGCTCAAGGCACCGTCAGCGACGCTGCCCGCCGTAAGCAAGGGAACCACCCGCCAGACCGAGGGCGAGGCCATGGCGGCAGCCAAGGCGACCGGCCAGCGCGTTGAGGTCGGCGCCATGCGGAGCGAGGCGAAGGAGACCTACGCCAACCCCGACGGAACGTTCACCCAGGTCACCCATCAGCAGCCGGTACGAGTCGTGCAGCAGGGGAAATGGGTCCCCGTCGACCCGACACTGGTCAGCCGCAGCGACGGCACCGTCGGTCCCCGGGCCGCCGCGATCGGACTCAGCTTCAGCGGAGGCGGAGCGGGACCGTTCGCCACCATCGAGCGGGCCGGCCGGCGGATGAGCCTCACCTGGCCGGAGTCGTTGCCGGCCCCCCGCCTGGGCGGTGACTCGGCAACCTACACCGACGTGCTGCCGGGAGTGGATCTCGTGGTACGGGCGTCGGTCACCGGGTTCTCCCAGCTACTGGTGGTGAAGGACCGGCAGGCCGCGAAGAATCCGCAGCTGCGCGACCTCACCTTCGGGTTCGAGACCCGCAACCTCACACTGCTCGATGGCGGCGAGGGACGGCTCAAGGCTGTCGATCCGGCGACCGGCGGAACCGTTTTCGAAGCGCCGACCCCGGTGATGTGGGACTCGGGAACGCCCTCTGGCACCGCGCGGACCCTGGCTGGCACCGACCCCGGCAGGGGGGCCCACGAGTCCGCGCGTCGCGCGGAAATCGGCCTTCGATTGAGCGATGACAAGCTCCAGCTCACCCCCGACGCGGCGATGCTCGACCACAGCGCGACGAACTACCCGGTATACATCGACCCCTTCGTCAACGGCACCAGCAACACCGGCTGGGCGATGATCGACTCCGGGTATCCAACCGAGGAGTACTGGAAGTTCGACGACAAGACCGACGAGCGGATTGGCCTCTGCCCGGAGGACTGCGGGCGGAATTCCCAGGTCAAGCGACTGCTGTATGCGCTACCGACGCCCTACCAGGACGACCGCATCTCGATCATCAGCGCCCAGTTCAAAGTGACGATGGTCCACACCTACGACGGCAGCGCCCGCAACGTCTCGCTCTACCGGATGGGAGCGGGCATCAGCTCATCGACGAACTGGAGTAACCAGCCCGCCTGGACAAGGAAGCTCGACACCATCGCTCCAACCGGCACGAAGAGTTCCTGTACGTCGACCAACCAGAACGTGGAGTTCGACGCGAAGGCGGGAGTGGTCGACGCTGCTGTGAACAACTGGTCAACGACCACCTTCGGTATCCGGGCCGACAGCGAGTCGAGCATCTACTACGTCAAGCGGTTCTGTAACAACGCGACTCTGTCGGTGACGTACAACCGTGCGCCCAATAAGCCGCCGGTCTCGGCACTGTCGATGAACCCCGGCGGTGCGTGCGTCTCTGGGGCCTCCCGGCCGTATGTGTCGAGTCTGCCCGTGCTCTACGCCACGCTGACCGACCCGGACACGGGGGACGCGGAGCCGCTACAGGCAAAGTTCCGCGTCACCTGGACGGAGAACGGAACGCTCCAGACGAAAACCTGGACCTCAGGGCAAAAGAACTCGGGCTCAATCTTCTCGTACAACACGGGTGACGCCACCACGGGCGTGCCTCTGCTGCCGCAGAACGTCGTCACCTCCTGGGACGTGCAGGCGTCCGACGGGACGAGTTGGGGACCGTGGAGTTCCGACGGTGCCTTCAAGTGCGAGTTCATCCTCGACAAGGAGAGGCCAGCTGGCCCAGACGTCGACTCGCCCGAGTACCTGCCACTCGACGCGACGGAGTTCACCCCGAAGTGCCCCGAGGACGACCCGAACTGGTACGACGGTGTCGGACACTACGGTACGTTCACCTTCGACTCCGCCGCCCCGGACGTCAACAAGTACGAGTTCGGGTTCGACACCACCCCGTCGGCGGCGAACACGCTCACTCCGGCCACCGACGGCGGCCCAGTCAGCGTGACCTGGCTGCCGGAGGCCGAGGGTTCGCACACCATCCAGGTACGCGCCGTGGACCGCGCGGGTAAGACCAGCGACACCACCTCCTGCACCTTCCAGGTGGCCGCCGGCGTGCCCCCGGTCGGTGAGTGGGGGCTGGCCGACGAGCCGGGCTCGACGGCGGCCGCGGACGCCCGCGGGGTGAACAACGCCCAGGGGTCGGGCGTCGCCTTCGGCCAGCCGGGGCCGGGCGGCCCCGCCGACAGGTCGGCGCAGTTCGACGGGGTCGGCAGCTATCTCGCCACGACCACCACCGGCGTCGTCGACACCAGCAAGGGCTTCGGCATCAGCGTCTGGGCCAAGCTCGGCGACAACAGCCGCGACGGCGTGCTGGTCTCACAGGACGGGTCCGGCGAGCCGGGCTTTGTACTGGGCTTCGACGCCGCCACGGGGAAATGGGTGTTCGAGGTGCCGGCCATGGACGTCAACTCGCTGGGCGGATGGCGTGCGGTCGGCCCGACGGCTCAGGTCGGGGAGTGGGTTCACCTGGTTGCCGTCTACGACGACGTGAAGAAGCAGTTGGCTCTACACGCCAACGCCGCAACCCAGCCCGCGACGGCGGCCCGCCGCTCCGTGTGGAAGGCACGCGGCCCGGTGCAGCTGGGGCGGCGGCTCGCCAAGTCCGGCCACACCGGCTACTTCAGCGGCAATGTGGCCGACGTCGCGGTCTTCAACCGGATCGTCACCCCGCCGGAGATCGCGCAACTGGCCGCCATCAAACCCACCCGCCTGGCCTACTGGGCACTCGACACCGCTGCGGACACCGACGACACTCCCGACACGCCCGAGGCCACCAGCCCGGATCACAGCGGAGACGCGGAGAAGGAGCTGACGCTGCGGGGCGGAGCCACCCTGTTCACCTACGACCCCGACGGGTTCCCGCCGCCGACGGAGACGGCTCTCGTCGGTGCCGGCCACCTGGTGCTCGACGGCGTCGACGACTACGCAGACACTGCCACGGGGGCCAGCACGGCCGGAAACTATTCAGTGACCGCTCGGGTCAAGCTGGCCTCCGACTGCAACCGGGACATGGCGGTCCTGTCCCAGGCCGGCGTACACACGTCGGCGTACACCGTTCGCTGCCGCCTGGACGGCGCCATGCCCCGCTGGGAGCTGGTCCTTCCCGACGGGGACGAGGCCGGTTCGCCGTCGCAGACACTGGTCTTCGATGATCAGCGGCTGGCCACGGTCGAGCAGGGTGGTGCCGACGGCCAGCATCTCGCGCTGACGTACAACGGCTTCCTCAACGAGGTCCGGCTGTACGTCGACGGGCAGCTCGCGGTCAGCGCGAAGGCACCGCATCACGCGACCTGGCCGGCCGGCGGCGGATTGCAGATCGGCCGCTCGCGGCACGACGACGCCTGGGGAGACCACTTCGCCGGAGTCGTCGACGAGGTCCGGGTCTACGACGGCGTCCTCGACGAGGTCACCGTGAGGGCGCTCGCCAATCCGACCGAGCAGCCTGACGTCTGA